The DNA segment AAAGCTGTAGTTCCCCTGTAGAGAGAATGCACATTTTGATTTTACCTGTCCTCAGAGTGACCCTTtgctcattataatagtaaaGAATAAACCCGTGGGTAGaagatttaagatgctaatgagacataCGGTGTTACAACAAGCATATGCAGTTACTGCACATGTGCACCCAGAGGACAACCAAGAACATGCTTACTAGTAACGCCTCTTCCCACCTCCTTATGGATAATCATGGAAGATTCCCATAAAAGGAGTCTCCCTAGTACTAGTCTTTACTTTCTCATCCTTACTAGCAGCCTGCCCTGAATCCTGTCTGTCTCAGGGTGTACTGTCTATTCTGCACCTGGATTTCAAAAtattcgttttcttttttttggcaatAAATTACTCCATGCTGCATCTCCACCGCCgtgtgtctcttgtttaaattcttaaaaCTAGCAAGACAAGAATCTAGGTCTCACATCAGCCATCAGCAAGAAGGCAAACTTCTCAAAATTGTTTTCTCTATATATTGCCATTACCTTCTCTTCTCTTATTTACTCTTCTACCTACTCCTGTATGGTTTCTACTGATTAAGTCTATCAGTCAACTGGTTGATTCTACCAATCAACTTCCACTAAGATCACCAATGCCCAAATTACCAGGCAGTTTCAATCTACTCTATATTTTGCATGAATGCATCAATTCTTCTAAGCAGTTTTAGtcctttaaatttattattatcaccattctctcttttccttctaatATTTGGCCATTCCAAATCTGTTTCCATTGTAGCTCTTTCCTCCCTTTAAAGTTGAAAGTTGCAGGAggaaattttcagtcattttgTCATTCTGTAAACACTTCTCACATGACCACTGCTGTTCCTGGAGTTTCAGGTCACGGCATTGCTTGAAAATTGCAGACTGAAATATCAAATTGCCAGTGCACATTTGCACTTATGTGTCTACCAGTCAACTGTAGAAGATATctgctgcttttgtttttgtttcctgataTGCCTTACTCCAGCTCTgctgaaaaaaaatactgttttttggTCTTCTTCTTATATCATTTATCTAACAGATTTAATGATTATTcttgtttttaggtttttttccctacacaaagaaagataaaagacagCATGAAGTGTATTTGTATCTTCATCTCTATAACCTGAAGTCAACTTACAAGCTGGCTTATAGAATGTAAATTTGTACTGTACTTATAACTTGAGTATAATAACAATGAATCAATGAATTGaaccatacatttttaaatcatgttgGAGAATCGGCTTGGTGTTTCTCCTTAGAGAATAAACAAATCCAAGAAGTTTtctatagtaaatatttaataaactaaacaaaataatacatcgactaaacatagaaaatatattttgttatgttATCAACAATATAAAGGTAtacattttatgcttttatatgggcaaaaaattaaatattatagtcaaataaatatacatttaataaatagataaatagatccATCAGCTTAGTCATCTGTAAGGGACTAGTTCCTGTGCAACTGAACACGATGTTGCTTAACACACTTGAAAATACTTGACGCGTTTGATTCAACTCATGGTATGGTTATAGCAGAAACAAGAGTCTTTAAAATGGCAGATCATGAAAGTGCAAGCTGGTGTAGTCGTCAATGGGAGTCGTTTCTGTGTTGGATCAGGTCTTATTCCTTCCTCCTTAACCTTTCTTGCAAGTTTCTTGATGAAGAGAAGGATCTCATGATTTCTGCTCTGacaacctcccaggcacaagggCTGTACTTTTTCTCTGTCAGGTAGAGAGTGATTCTTTGGAAGTATTTTCTCACAGCCAGGATGGAGTCCTCATTCATCAGGGGAGTCCCTCCCACCCACACCTCCTGCATCACACAGGCTTCCAGGTCATTCAGCTGCTGGTAAAGTTCAGTATAGAGTTTGTCTAGAAGCCTCTCATCCCAAGCAACAGATGAGTCCTTTGTGCTGAAGAGGTTGAAGGTCTGCTGAATCACCTCATGGAGGACAGAGATGGCTTCAGCCTTCTGGAACTGGTTGCCATCAAACTCCTCCTGGGGAAATCTGAAGTCATGTCTGTCCTTCAGacaggagaaaagagagattCTCCTCATTTGTGCCAGGAGCATCATGGTCCTCCTGTGACCCAGGCTGTGGGTCTGAGGCAGATCACAGTCCAGAGAGCAGCTTGACTTGCAGCTGAGCACCACCAGGGCCATCAGTAAAGCAAAAGGCAAAGCCATTGTAGATGTTGCAGATGCTGTTGGACTTGTTGAGATGGGTGACTCTGAACCTTCAGCTCTAGGTTCTCTGAAGACCTTGCTTTATGTGTAGGTCTTAAATAGGGAACATACTAGTTTCCATTTTCAGAATTTACTTTCTACGTCtgattttgctttcatttatttactctctACATGGGTATAGAGTAGTTTTTCAaccagttttgtgtgtgtgtttgtgtgtgtatgtggtcaTTATTGACACTCCcttctcttgcctgcctccagagtcttttaagaaatttttttcttaattgaaattaaatttttattaaattttaataacaaatatattGTATATCTCCTTATGTACTGTATGTATGTCTACTTTGCACactaaaagaaaaagcataaagtttacttttattatttcttgatcTGTTAGGAATGGCAAAGTAATTTAactaaaagttaaatttttaaaaatttgacatttAACTTAACTCTGAGCAGCAACTTTTAATTCACtctatttgtttatataaattatctcaaacaaatttgcaaatTAAGAATGTATTAGTAATATACATAATAATACAAACATGATGACATGCATAAGTTTCTTAaaggtaaaaaatgaaattgttttcttaagttTGATTTTTAGTGtacttaacttttaattttgctttaaaaaataaactaatttttaatttcactagCTGCTACATATTCATCCAGAGTGtcagcattttattcttttcagcaTTTGACATTAACTGTTGATGTGTTGAAAATATTTAGTAGAATTAAATAATAACATATACATGATTTGTATTTAATTCTCAAAGTCTACCTAATACTCAGAATCCCTGAAGCTCAAACATAAGCAACATCTGGAAGAAAGGCAATCACAGCAAATGATGGAAAGAAAGTCCTCCAGTAAGCCATCTATTCGCCATAGATTTATAACACTGATTGTGCATGTATTTTGTCTGTTTCTACTGAATTCAATGTCAGTATGTCTTGTGCGATACACAAGAAAATTCAATAAGGAAAGTGAACACTAGAGAATAAGATTATGTAAGAATTGAGCTTTGGAGGACCACAAACTATTGTAATATCTGAGAGTTGTTCACACCCCCAAGAACTAATTTCTACAACCTTGGGGGCAATACCATCTCCAATAGAAATACACAACTTTGAAAAtatcatcaattttattttttttgtatttttgcattaAAGTTCAAATTCctcaacatatatttatagttTCTAAACCAAGTCAATTCT comes from the Homo sapiens chromosome 9, GRCh38.p14 Primary Assembly genome and includes:
- the IFNA6 gene encoding interferon alpha-6 precursor, giving the protein MALPFALLMALVVLSCKSSCSLDCDLPQTHSLGHRRTMMLLAQMRRISLFSCLKDRHDFRFPQEEFDGNQFQKAEAISVLHEVIQQTFNLFSTKDSSVAWDERLLDKLYTELYQQLNDLEACVMQEVWVGGTPLMNEDSILAVRKYFQRITLYLTEKKYSPCAWEVVRAEIMRSFSSSRNLQERLRRKE